Genomic window (Arachis hypogaea cultivar Tifrunner chromosome 13, arahy.Tifrunner.gnm2.J5K5, whole genome shotgun sequence):
GTCTTTCAGTATTGCagatttctctgtatacatccactatggaaacttttagaggagtataagagtgatatctcCTTGGTCTGTCGAGACCgacttcctcttttttcttgggctccctttctttctcttttaccGAGTGGgggtgcccaggtcgccaacttGGCTCTCGTAGTCTggcattctcctccatgttgatgtacttttctgctctttCTTGTACATCGCTCAAGGAGGtggggtgcctttttgatatggactgcgAGAAGGGACATTCTCTAAGTCCATTTACTAGTCCCATGATGACTGCCTCCGTGgacaggtcttgaatctccaagcacgctttgttgaacctttccatatagtcccgtaaaggttctccgacctcctgttttattttttcaggaggctcggtgcgtgctttactttatccttctggatggagaacctcattaAGAACTTTCTCGAGAGGTCCTCAAAGCTGGTAACCGACCTTGgagggaggctatcgaaccacttcatcgccgccTTTGATagggtggtcgggaaagctttgcagcgagttGCATCAGAAGTATCAGCCAGATACAttcgacttttgaagttgcttaaatgatgcttcgggtctgtggttccgtcatagaggttcatatcagggcttttgaagtttcttggaacttttgccctcattatgtcctcactgaatGGATCCTCTCCTCCCAGGGGCAACTCTTCTCGGTCGCCATGGGGTTCCGACTTCTAAAGAAAGATTCTAGCTTCAAGAGTTtttcttctaactcttttcgtcgctctaTTTCTTTCCTGAGATTTCGCTCCGCCTCTCGTTGTCGCTCTAATTCCTGTTCCAGCTGTTCTAAACGACCTTGGTGGCCGTGGACCAACTCCATTAGCTCGGCTGCAGGGGGTGGCCCTTCCTTTCCTGATTCTCGTCCCTCCGAGGAGTTTACATTTGGGTTTTTTAACCCAGAGGTGCCTTCTCTATGTTGGTCGTTGGCTCCTTAGTGAAGGGTTAGGTCCGCGTCGTTGTTTCCGGTATCTAGGTTTTCTTGTTCGGAATCGGACGCTGTATAACCATCTTCTGGTGAATTGTCCGccattactggttgatctctcgggtctccggcaatggcgccaatgttacgatgggtaaccggagattaatgggttggACTCGTCAGGCTAGCTCAATCGTCTGAGGAGGGAAGCCTTCGAAGGGATTCGCGCTTctgggcctccgtccgacttgtgagtacgagtgaatggggggtggtacctgcaaagacacttcgatgcctaagtcagcaagggtataagcaggtctagagagtattgggacttagagatacctgaggggtgtcagtgtatttatagtggtaaaccaataaccaccgttgaagtagatccaccttttaaggtggataaccgtccctttatcttagagaagttgagatatggctcctggaagtgggtgagagattttaggggtagttactcatttgaatgagtgtttatctgccagctaatcttcgtcccTGACTTCTTTAGAGCAGGTCGTGGCAGGAGCCGACTTCTTTAGGGGAAGGTCGGTGTAGGGTGAGACTCAATTCTTTGAGTTGAGTCTTTCGTTTGGACCTGTGCCTTAGCgtgtcagggtatgaacaataactAACACAGATTATAACAAGTccaagcattaaaaaaaaaaatacaaataaacaaATCACAATCTCTTTCCGAATCAAAAGGAAATTTGAAAGTAACAAACTCATTACTTAATttctatacataaaaaatattgtcATTGAGCTCATAAAGTGAAAACCCAAACATTTCGGCCATCCAAATATACAACAAACTGAAAATTGAATGgtataatataacataaaaagaaaCAACTATATCTAACAGGTATATCTTTTTTGTGAAAGAAAGTTAGACAGAATGAAGGTTAGTCCATTTTAAGATCAATGTATATCATAATACTTAAAATATCACAAAAAGAAACATCAGGTTTTTTGTTGAAATGCACCATTCATATATAAAACAAGTTTCCCTGAGGTCTGATATTCATCCAATGGGAAATTTGATAGCAAAATTATTGTTTCTCGGTTAACTCAATACTCGCAGTTTTTATAGGCATTATTGTTTCTCACTTTAActacatttttaaataaatagcTAAACTGTTAGACTCTAAATAAACCAGGGAATCACTCTTTTAGCTTACTCTAACTAGCATATAAGGCTTAATAATAATCATCGCTTCATACAGTATTAATCTAAACAACAGCAACAGCAATATTAGTATAAAGAACAGCAACATCAATATTATTAATCTAAACATATAAGgatgaataaaaattatggtcaaAGCAATATTAACCTAAACAATAAAATCATCGCTCATGCACAACAGCAATAGTAAACacactaatttttttctttgttttagttctttttttttttctttttttaatcgaAACATgtgttgaattttaattagtaAAACTCAatcaacttaaaaaaatatttaattactttgttatttcctataattttgcaaaattttcaattaaatccttatacttttttatcttttaattgaatctttgtaccaatttttttttctaattagatCTCTTTTGACAGTAATTGATTTAATAGCATaagaacccaattaaaaaaaaattagtccaaagacccaaattaaaagaaaaaaaagtataaagatccaattaaaaaaaatttggtgcaaagactctattaaaagaaaaaaaatataaaaacctaattaaaaatttcgcaaaactataagaattaacagaataattaaacattaaaaaaaatttagacttCTTTAAATGAATAGTTTATTTGTTTAGAACAATGATaatgttaaattttttgaaaatataaaaactttCTTTACCTTTTAAAACGTGAGgcatttaaattttttcattcaaaatatataaaaattagttgATAATTTATTTGATCTATCCcgatttttccaaattttttggGGACATGATTCTCGGGCACGTGGTCATAGCGGTTCAGATCACGTGACTGCAaccaagaagaattgaagaagtGCTTCAGCCGTTGGCTCTGAACCCAAGCGTGAGTTGAGTAATCAGTGATGGCGAGCTTCGTATCAGAACTCCTTTGTcctctcttcatcttcttctctatCATTCAATCTTCACTCTCTCAATCTAACCAGGTTTTTATGCGTGTTTCGTTCTCCATTCAGTTGCCATTCATGTTCTTGTGGATTCTCTTTATCACTTTGATTGGAAATTGTGTTTGGTTTTCAGTACTGTGATGCTGGATTTGAATATGAGAGTGGCTCCGCCACCGCGTGTGGAAGTGGAACCGCACCGTCGAAGTTGTTAATAAAGGGAGGCACTGTGGTCAACGCTCATCACCAGCAACTTGCTGATGTTTATGTTGAAGACGGTATCATTGTTGCTGTCGAACCTTCTATCACTGTATGTCATGCGTTTAtctcttcaattatttttatataagataTAAGATTTGTGGTTGCTGGTTAGGGCTAGCATTGTTTTTACTTCTGTCTTGAGCTTTCAGAATTGATTCTAGGTAGGGttcattatatatcaaattgattcTTAGCTAAGATTCATAGTCTCTTTACGAGTGATTATGAAGGAAGGTAACAGATTTGTGGTGGTTCTCTGAGAATCAATTCTTGAGAAACATCACCAATGGTTATccaatcatgaaattgattttgaacaAACATGTTAGATATATAACCATTCATGTTGTCTCCTTCTATCAGCTTAAGCTTTTGGGATAagtggtttcatgacatggtatcagaACTCTATGTCCGAAAGGTCTAGAGTTTGATCTTTGGTGAATCCCAaaagtgaaaaattaaaaatagcataaggcaaataaaaagagaaaaaaatgcctATGCAAAAATCAAGCAAAACTTAAAAGAAGCTCTTGCTTGAGGAAgagtgttagagatataaccGTTCATGTTGTCTCCTCCTATCAGCTTAAGCTTTTGGGAGGAGTGGTTTCTAGAGTGGATTTTGAACTACTCCAATGATTTTCCAAGCATGCTGATGAGTTCAAATCAGATTAGTTCTGATATAGTGTGTTAAGTACTGGTGGTttagatgaaaagaaaagaaaaagttgtaTCTTGTATGATTTGTTTCTTAATTGATTTCATCGGCAGGTTGGGGATGATGTGAAAGTGATCGATGCCACTGGGAAGTATGTCATTCCAGGTTAGGCCTTGTGACATTCAATAGATGTCGATTGTTTTATGTGTCAGTGGAAGTTCTGATAAATTTCCAGCATGTTGAGTTCCAAGCCtgttcattttcatgttttttatCCAGACTTGTTATGACCTTCACCTGTGTATCTTCCTCTTTTACAGttattgattaaattttttactgTTTAGTCAGATAGAAATTTTGATATAATCATTCAAGTGTGTGTAGGTCACAATAATCACCTCAAAAGTTACTATATGAGTACACCTGATTGGTTGACAGTGTATCAAGATTAATCTCTACTAGTATTGTAATATTGTTCGAGTTTCACATTTTTTATGTTAGTCCTTTACCTCGTACCCTCGCACTTGTTGGATCTGAGATTCATCTGATTCAAGTTATGGTGTCTCGTTTCATCTTTTACCTGACTCTACAAATGCTTCTTTTGTTGACCAACAGGAGGCATTGATCCTCACACACACCTAGATATGAGTTTTATGAGTAGTGGAACAATAGACGACTTCTTCAGTGGTCATGCTGCAGCGTTAGCCGGTGGGACAACTATGCACATCGACTTTGTTATACCAGTGGATGGTAGTTTAACGGCTGGTTATGAAGCCTATGAAAGGAAGGCAAAGAAGGCTTGCATGGATTATGGTTTCCATATGGCTATTACCAAATGGAATGATGATGTTTCAAGAGAAATGGAGATCATGGTCAAGGAGAAAGGTCTTAATTCTATTTCCGTATTGCGATTTGGATAATCTGGTTGAATATGGGGCGATAGGTATTTCAAATTCAGAAAACTTTGGAGGAATTTATCTTATTCGTACATGTATGTTTTCTGTTTTCAGGTATCAACTCGTTCAAGTTTTTCATGGCATACAAAGGAGCTCTTATGGTCAATGATGAGCTTATTCTGGAAGGATTTAAGAGATGCAAGTCCCTCGGCGCCTTAGCTATGGTCCATGCAGAAAATGGAGATGCTGTGGATGAAGGCCAAAAAAGAATGATAGAACTTGGAATAACTGGTCCTGAGGGGCACGCCCTTTCAAGGCCTGCAGTGGTAAGTTCTCATATTTCTATTTGTTATGTCAAACCACATTTAATTGGAACATTATTAGATTGATTgtgttttcttttcaaatatcCTACAATTTGTGCAGTCTAGAAAGTATCTGTCTCTTCATGTTTTATGGAACATGAATTATTTCTACTTTGACTTGCATATCTGTGTAGTTGGAAGGAGAAGCAACTGGACGCGCTATTCGCTTGGCAAATTTTGTGAACACCCCGTTATATGTGGTTCATGTGATGAGCATTGATGCAATGGAAGAAATTGCAAAGGCCCGAAAGTCAGGTTTTCAATTTAGATCACTGTACCATTATGTTTAATATTCATTGATGTGACCTTTTTAAGCTTCTTTTTGGGTTCTCTGATGGCTTAGTTTTAGTTGGGTCACTTGTTTGTGTTGATGCTGCAGGACAAAGGGTTATCGGAGAACCTGTTGTCTCTGGATTAGTCCTCGATGAATCATGGCTTTGGCATCCCGACTTTAGGACTGCAGCATCGTAAGTGACttcacttgtttatttgtttttcttttccttttaagtTTCGAGAATGTAAGTGATATCATTTCATGTTTCAGATATGTTATGAGTCCCCCGATTAGAAGTAAAGGACACGATAAGGCACTTCAAGCTGCCCTTGCAACCGGAGTTTTGCAGGTTTCAATAATTTTTCAGCAATAAGAGTTTGATCAAAGTAGTTAGGATTCTCTCACATCCATGCAATACATCCTATCCAATTTTGATCATTTGTGATCTACATATTATGTCTGTCCTCAGCACACTATGTTCTTTTAACAATAGTTTACCTTTCGCAAATTTGCAGTTGGTAGGAACTGACCATTGTGCCTTTAATTCCACCCAAAAAGCTTTAGGAATTGACGACTTCCGGAAAATTCCCAATGGTGTCAATGGTAATCACACCTTGCACATGATTATTTGTGATCTACAAAGAATtctaattgatttattgtttattattaatttgcaTTGCAACCTGAAATTATAGGTATTGAAGAAAGGATGCATTTGGTATGGGATACTATGGTGGTAAGATCATAATTTCCAGCTTAGCAATCCCTAAATTTTTTGTTGGAATTACAATAATATGGAAGAGAGGATGTCTTTTTTAACTGTAGTTTACTGTTTATCACAGGAATCTGGCCAAATATCAGTCACCGACTATGTCCGGGTGACAAGCACCGAATGGTATGTTTTGAGTTGATCTAAAGCAAGGTAATCAAACTCGAGAGTTTACCATTCATGGAGCTTAGGTAAACTTGAATTGTAAAGCTCTGCTCGTAAACTCAATCTGAGAATGTATTAACTCGAGTTTGATAACCTTAATCCCAGAGTAAAATCTGGCATCCAGTTTTtgctttattgtttttattttggttGGAAAAAGATATTTCTTAAAGAAGCCAAGTAGTATTAATGTTTTCAATTCTTACAATCATCTCAGTGCTAGAATATTCAATATATATCCAAGGAAAGGAGCAATTCTTCCGGGATCTGATGCAGATATCATAATCCTCAATCCAAATTCAAGCTTTGAGATATCAACAAAGTCACACCACTCCAGACTTGATACGAATGTGTACGACGGAAAGAAAGgaaaggtactttttttttttaattataacccGGTCCCTCATGAGATTGAAGTTAATCAAATTCACAGTAGCAGCATTAGTGTTAAGATCCATTGCGGTTCAGAGAAAAAGAATGGCGAGGAAAATCAACTATAGAAGTGTTGTTTCATAAACTCAATTTGTTCGTGGTCTATTTCTTTCTCTCTTACCTTTTTTGTTGCCTGTTCCATATATCAATTACTTTTCGTTTTTCAGGGGAAAGTTGAAGTGACCATATCTAGAGGGAGAGTTGTATGGGAAAATAATGAACTGAAGGTTACTCCAGGTACTGGCAGATACATACCAATGCAACCTTATAGCTATCTCTTTGATGGATTGGACAAGAAAGATTCCACATATCTAAGTTCCCTTAAAGCACCAGTAAAAAGAGCCAAATCTTCCTCTTAAAACATTCAGCTATCCTTTTcagtttaaaaataaagaaaaatgttaCATGTTCTTGTACATGAATTTAGAAAGCATTACATGTATATAAGTATGTATGCTTCATGTTCTTCTTTTCCACTGATATAATGTACATTTTTGCTTACACTTTGTACAATAGCTCAATCAATAGTATAGAACACTTGGTTTCTGTTGAGCCTGTCTCATCTACACACAAAGTCTCACAGAAGTTATGAATGGATCCATTTATGATGATTCAATATAGAGTGCCCTTGATTTTGAAAATTCAAGGAGTGGCTTTATGATTATTCTATCACATATCGTGGCCTAATACAGCAATCTATGAAGGTTGGGATCCTTCTCCTCCCCTGCAATGAATGAGATAATACACAACATGGGAATTAGAAATTTGTTTTTCACCTATCTCCATTGAAGTCAATTCTCCTTCATCTTCCATGTTATTTGAAACAGAAATCTTAATAGTATGTTTTAATAGTTCTTACCTCAACCCATTTGTCTTCTATGGCATTGCCCTAGGATTGGTTGGTTAGTCCTATTTCCTCTAGAGTGCCGAATTAGGGTGGtcatttttcaaaactttttaatagaGTGACGTTTTAATTATACTAACATTTCATGTCATTAGGGTTGATGTTATGTGGTTTTGGATTACAATTCAAAATCTTAATTGTAGTCGCAATGCTGTTATTATAATATCAACTACATTGATATAACGAACGACTTAAAACTTGCTTTAGATAGCTCCATCTAGTAATGATCCATGCGCGTTGATCAAGGGGTGTATGGACCAGAACTAAGTGGAGCATATCAAATCATACTAAGAATACATTAAACTATCAAAGATTCAAGAACTTCCAAATTAAGATCTAGAATTGCATAAGAAGTTAAGAACTACTAATAACTAATAAGAAAGAAAGTCTCACCATGCCAAGAGGTTCATCTTGATGAGTATGATTAACATTAATAGCATTAGCATGAGATTTTCCTTGAGCATGATTAGCATTAGCATTAGCATTAAGAAACTCTTCCTCACTCCCAAGGCTTGCACGCTTAATTGATTCAGTCAAATCATTCTTCATACTCTTCTTGTTTGCACGTGCTTGAGCAAAAACCATTGAATAGTTTGTAGATCCTGGATCCCTCTGATCCCACCCTCCAAATTGAGGCACAGAACTCACTGAAGAAGGAGCCTTTTTCTGCTATGCAAACACAATTCAATAGCATCATAAGTCACtaatcattattatcatcatcatcaacataatGGCATAGTTTTTGTTTTAATTGGAAGATCAACCTTGAACTTGTGTTGGTTAATACACCCCTTGATCAACGCACATTAACCATTACAAGATCAAGAATTCAAATCTTCCAATGTATCATTCTATAACCATTATGTTACATATTAATATTAGTAAgggcaattttttttttaaaaggaaaagatatataaaaaaaggaACTAATTGTAAAACTTCAAAGACGGCGAGGCTTCGCCTCTTGTTCGTGCCATGGCAGGAAAGatcatgtttgttttttttaaggTTACCTCCTTTCGTTCCATGGCTAAAATGAAGACCCTTTTCGAatagaggggggggggggggggaccgAGCTGCAACTATAATTGTAAAAGTTTATGTGTTAGAAACTTCATCAATAGTTTTTTTTATGCCTCTAATTTGAAGGTTTTGGAAGGGTGGtgtatttgaagttttgaactatTGGGAAACtaggattaaaaaaaattgaatttgttATGCCAAGTATTTTTCATATTTATATCAAATTCATAGCTTCATGATGGAGGGCTCAGCATGATTGAAGGATTTGTTTGTTGATGTATGAAATCTTTGATAAGAGTAAAAGTAGTGCAAAAAATTTTGTGGTTGTCCACTTAAGTGTTTTATCCTTCTGTTCTTAGGTTTGtatcaaaattagaataaaacttCCTAAATTTGAGGTAGATATGGTGGTTCTATTCTATGCCGTAGAATACAAGATATCTATCTATACACTAATTTTGCACCAAAAGAATTCTCATTTTTCTTAtcttatgaaaacttgaaacaaCTTACCTGCCAAACTAATTTCTGGAATGTGTTCGACTTCTTTTTTAATTCAACATGGATGTCAAAATTATAATATCATTGACTCTTTCTTTTGTAATTCCTAGagaaacaaaaaattattgtACAATTTTTGTGTTGTCATTCAACTATCATCATAGTTCATCTCAGATACTGCAATCTTGTTCATTCATTTTTTCCTTTGATAATTACAAATATAAGAATGAACCTGTTtaataaactaaactaattggtcaTCTGAATAAGACTATTTATAtttagtgtatcaaaattaaactcatattatAAAGCGTAAACATTGTTGCAATTATTGAATGGGTTTGATTTGATTTCttctacttatttattttttatacatcGTTAATTAAGAAAAAAGTTACACAAACATTCACTATAAGAGTATAAGATTCTTTTATAATACCATTGTATAACAATCAAACTATGAAACATACACTTCAACAATTTCAGAAACATAATAAGAGATACATTAGGATGtatcatataaaaaaaagttgaatTAGTAAAATTCAACTAATTTTGTTTCATATGAATCCAATATCTACTATCAAATATAGTGACAAATCTGTTCTATATCTAAAACGAAAAGTTCTGAAATTGAACTAAAGgaaaaagtattaaattggtccttACATTTgagcgtaattctgttttggtctttaaggtttaaagtgtcctatttgaatctaaaaaagtttcatttagcttcaatttaGTCTCACCGGAggtcaaagataaataattaacgaaatatcctacatgacagcagtataagaacaaggtcgataatctaGAGAATAAATACAAGTTCCAGAGGTACAAAATCAACGTGGaagcatcaatacatttatttatcatttttcctataattaaaatgaaatattttctataaaactaaaaaaatgttaaatacatGTATTGATGTATCcacagttgattttgtgcctctggagcttgtacttattctccaaattatcgactttgttcttatactgctgtcatgtaggacattttgttaattatttatctttgatctcacggtgggactaaattgaaactaaataaaatttttttggattcaaataagacactttaaactttaaagacTAAAACAGAATTACGTCCAAACGTAGAtgactaatttaatactttatcctTGAACTAAATTACAATCTTGTCATGCATGCActcttataaattataatattgtTATTTGAAAATAATCTAACTACaccattaattaataataatttacttTTAGCTCTCACAAtatctttttgataattcaaggactaatttagaattttatttaaggGTTGTCAATAGCCATTAAGTTATTGTATGTATAAGGCAAAATTCAAACTGACACTAGTTGAAGTAAACGAGTGAATTAACCACTTGACTAAcccaattgaatttaattttgatacattatcaGTGTAAATAGTTTTAAGGACTAAGGGTGTGTTTGGGAAACTCGTTGGAAGAGAAGAAGCACGTTTAGACTTCTTGAAAGCTTCAACTTTTGGTTTGGCAAAATTTTTTTCatgaacgcagaagtgattttgctACCAAAACCAACGTTTACAAGAAGCAACTATTTGTAGCTTCTGCGTTTTTCTAACGAGCTTTTAGCCATAGATACTaacaatttatttatcttttaccaactttatccttcatgtatgttattatattatttataaaattcttgttatttctatttatatgagctctattttttattatttattatttttattttttcaactgtttgtttgatattatacacttttataattgtaatttttgtgtattatgtttgttattatctttttataatataatttattgattctattaggtaaagtaaattaaacaaaaaattaactataaataataataataataaaaaattataacatactaaaaaaagagtactaaaaatactaaaaatatactatataaaaagatcataaaaaatttttagatttgtttcaattactataaagaaaatatttaatttttttattatttttagtactctttattataattgtaattctcatatactatgttttagtgtaattttttataatatagattatgattctattaaaaaaataaattaaataaaaaattaatcatagataataataaaatcataaacgttggattccaaattaatattaagaataagatgaTTAAGAGTGCTGGAATAAGAGTATgatgtaaaaaaatactaaagtaatatttttagttaatacttcaaaaaaatgtaacatatttgattaaatattcttttatatatatataaaagaatattttatttaaaaatatattttatttaaaaatatattttatctatttttatatgttatttttattttagtaaataaatattaattttattataaaattaattaataagatctatttaaatatctaaattagaatgataggataatataaaaaaattatttaagttgaggtctattttagtaattttttatctaaaagtgattttgaatggtataagccaaacaacatttattttactataatcaattttgatacaaaaattaccaaacataaatcactttaacacaaact
Coding sequences:
- the LOC112736691 gene encoding uncharacterized protein, translated to MERKEKKAPSSVSSVPQFGGWDQRDPGSTNYSMVFAQARANKKSMKNDLTESIKRASLGSEEEFLNANANANHAQGKSHANAINVNHTHQDEPLGMGRRRIPTFIDCCIRPRYVIE
- the LOC112736686 gene encoding dihydropyrimidinase is translated as MASFVSELLCPLFIFFSIIQSSLSQSNQYCDAGFEYESGSATACGSGTAPSKLLIKGGTVVNAHHQQLADVYVEDGIIVAVEPSITVGDDVKVIDATGKYVIPGGIDPHTHLDMSFMSSGTIDDFFSGHAAALAGGTTMHIDFVIPVDGSLTAGYEAYERKAKKACMDYGFHMAITKWNDDVSREMEIMVKEKGINSFKFFMAYKGALMVNDELILEGFKRCKSLGALAMVHAENGDAVDEGQKRMIELGITGPEGHALSRPAVLEGEATGRAIRLANFVNTPLYVVHVMSIDAMEEIAKARKSGQRVIGEPVVSGLVLDESWLWHPDFRTAASYVMSPPIRSKGHDKALQAALATGVLQLVGTDHCAFNSTQKALGIDDFRKIPNGVNGIEERMHLVWDTMVESGQISVTDYVRVTSTECARIFNIYPRKGAILPGSDADIIILNPNSSFEISTKSHHSRLDTNVYDGKKGKGKVEVTISRGRVVWENNELKVTPGTGRYIPMQPYSYLFDGLDKKDSTYLSSLKAPVKRAKSSS